The following proteins come from a genomic window of Acidobacteriota bacterium:
- a CDS encoding four helix bundle protein, translated as MRSEDLRQRTKQFSLQVIALWRRLPQSAEYQDIGDQLRRAADGVASNYRAARCGRSCDEFTAKLGTVREEADECQHWLEVLADIGLQDDSLEWLRRESSELVAIFVASLKTANRRRRKKGK; from the coding sequence ATGCGTTCAGAGGATCTGCGCCAGCGCACGAAGCAGTTTTCGCTGCAGGTGATCGCCCTGTGGCGGCGGTTGCCGCAGTCGGCGGAGTACCAGGACATCGGCGACCAGCTCCGGCGTGCGGCCGACGGCGTGGCCTCCAACTATCGCGCAGCGCGGTGCGGGCGTTCTTGCGATGAATTCACTGCGAAGCTCGGGACGGTTCGCGAAGAAGCCGACGAGTGCCAGCACTGGCTTGAAGTCCTGGCCGACATCGGCCTGCAAGATGATTCGCTGGAGTGGCTGCGCAGGGAATCGTCGGAGCTGGTGGCGATCTTCGTCGCCTCACTCAAGACGGCGAATAGGAGAAGACGGAAGAAAGGAAAATAG
- a CDS encoding response regulator transcription factor has translation MIKVLIADDHALVRDGVRALLSTADDIEVVAEAGDGREATDRARETSPDVVLLDIAMPGLGGLEAVPLIQREAPRARILILTQYEHADYVRRFLRLGVAGYVLKKAAGAELISAIRAAHRGGLVLDPAIAREALKEPDGGTEPADDPYESLTDRERQVLKLVAEGRSNKEIASLLDISVKTAMTHREHVMQKLNLHNRTDLTRFAIRRGIIQET, from the coding sequence GTGATCAAAGTCCTGATTGCCGACGATCACGCGCTGGTGCGGGACGGCGTGCGCGCGCTGCTCTCGACCGCCGACGATATCGAAGTGGTGGCGGAGGCGGGGGACGGCCGCGAAGCGACCGACCGCGCGCGCGAGACGTCCCCGGACGTCGTCCTGCTGGACATCGCGATGCCCGGACTGGGCGGCCTGGAGGCGGTGCCGCTCATCCAGCGCGAGGCGCCGCGCGCGCGCATTCTGATCCTGACCCAGTACGAGCACGCCGACTACGTGCGCCGCTTCCTGCGGCTGGGCGTCGCCGGCTACGTGCTGAAGAAAGCCGCGGGCGCGGAGCTCATCTCGGCCATCCGCGCCGCGCACCGGGGAGGCCTGGTGCTCGATCCCGCGATCGCGCGCGAGGCCCTGAAAGAACCCGATGGCGGCACCGAGCCCGCCGACGATCCCTACGAGTCACTGACCGACCGCGAGCGGCAGGTGCTGAAGCTCGTCGCGGAGGGGCGGAGCAACAAGGAGATCGCCTCGCTCCTGGACATCAGCGTCAAGACCGCGATGACGCACCGCGAGCACGTGATGCAGAAGCTCAATCTCCACAACCGCACGGACCTGACGCGCTTCGCGATCCGCCGCGGCATCATCCAGGAGACCTGA